The following are encoded together in the Chaetodon trifascialis isolate fChaTrf1 chromosome 3, fChaTrf1.hap1, whole genome shotgun sequence genome:
- the LOC139350937 gene encoding transforming protein RhoA: protein MAAIRKKLVIVGDGACGKTCLLIVFSKDQFPEVYVPTVFENYVADIEVDSKQVELALWDTAGQEDYDRLRPLSYPDTDVILMCFSIDSPDSLENIPEKWTPEVKHFCPNVPIILVGNKKDLRNDEHTRRELAKMKQEPVKPEDGRDMANRIGAFGYMECSAKTKDGVREVFEMATRAALQARRGKKSSKCVLL from the exons ATGGCAGCAATCAGGAAAAAGCTGGTCATAGTGGGAGATGGAGCCTGTGGAAAGACCTGCCTGCTCATTGTGTTCAGTAAGGACCAGTTTCCAGAGGTCTATGTGCCCACAGTGTTTGAGAACTACGTTGCTGACATTGAAGTTGATAGCAAACAG GTCGAGTTAGCACTCTGGGATACAGCAGGTCAAGAAGACTATGACAGACTGCGTCCGCTGTCCTATCCAGACACTGATGTCATTCTCATGTGCTTCTCCATCGACAGCCCTGACAGTCTCG AGAACATCCCTGAGAAGTGGACTCCTGAAGTGAAACACTTCTGCCCCAATGTTCCCATTATCCTGGTGGGAAATAAAAAGGACCTGCGTAATGATGAGCACACCCGGAGGGAGCTTGCCAAAATGAAGCAG GAACCTGTGAAACCAGAAGATGGACGGGACATGGCAAACAGGATCGGTGCCTTTGGATACATGGAGTGCTCTGCAAAAACAAAGGATGGTGTGAGGGAAGTGTTCGAGATGGCCACCAGGGCTGCACTACAGGCCAGGCGGGGAAAGAAGAGCAGTAAATGTGTCCTACTGTAA
- the LOC139350914 gene encoding transmembrane protein 43 has translation MSSSQSCSGKDPNQHKRVSVKSNPGFLERLSETAGGTLVGVGLFFLSLYILFTNEGRALQTASSLEEGLAQVVSLGPFSSLDLQNNNRLVHLSAQLQTSQPLHDPNYRVVVQAVKLKRQVEMYQWVEYQESKDYQENGETKTETTYTYNTEWKSELINSRNFDEEIGHQNPSAMAVESVTVVAPEVRVGPFILSKGLVEQINNFQTLSLRDFGAFNLDPFLSIDDDYFYHTQHPRRPEVGDVRVRFSFAGLSGETSHLGPPQTVSIVAMQRGEQLMPFRTKSGDTLEILYLEELSAEEVFAKEQQYNSMKTWGLRAAGWALMFLSIQLTMRIIYTLVDWVPVLRELVSVGLKVFALCISCSLSLLTIGVGWLFYRPLVAAALGALALLPVFLARSGLPAKKNE, from the exons ATGTCTTCATCACAGTCT TGTTCAGGTAAAGACCCAAACCAACACAAGCGTGTGTCTGTTAAGTCCAATCCTGGATTTCTGGAGCGATTAAGTGAAACTGCAGGAGGAACACTTGTTGGTGTCGgactgtttttcctctcactttATATTCTCTTCACCAATGAG GGACGGGCTCTGCAAACAGCATCATCCCTGGAGGAGGGTCTTGCTCAGGTCGTGTCGTTGGGACCTTTCTCCAGCCTCGACCTGCAGAACAACAACCGTTTAGTTCATCTGTCTGCACAGCTGCAAACCTCACAG CCCCTGCATGACCCCAACTACAGAGTGGTGGTGCAGGCAGTCAAGCTGAAGAGGCAGGTGGAAATGTATCAGTGGGTGGAGTATCAGGAGAGCAA AGACTACCAAGAGAACGGTGAGACCAAGACTGAGACGACGTACACGTACA ACACTGAGTGGAAATCAGAGCTGATCAACAGTCGTAATTTCGATGAGGAAATTGGCCACCAGAACCCAAG CGCCATGGCGGTGGAGAGTGTCACAGTGGTGGCTCCTGAAGTCAGAGTTGGACCTTTCATTCTGTCTAAAG GCCTGGTGGAGCAGATAAATAACTTCCAGACTCTGAGTTTGAGGGATTTTGGTGCCTTTAACTTGGACCCCTTTCTCAGCATTGATGATGATTATTTCTATCACACTCAACACCCACGCAGGCCGGAG GTCGGTGACGTGCGTGTGAGATTCTCCTTTGCTGGACTGAGCGGCGAGACGTCTCACCTTGGCCCCCCTCAAACT gTCAGCATTGTGGCCATGcagaggggggagcagctgaTGCCTTTTAGAACCAAGTCAGGAGACACTCTGGAGATCCTGTACCTGGAGGAGCTCTCTGCAGAG GAGGTTTTTGCCAAAGAACAACAGTACAACAGTATGAAGACATGGGGACTCAGGGCTGCAGGCTGGGCCCTCATGTTCCTTAGTATTCAGCTGACCATGCGCATCATCTACACATTGG TGGACTGGGTCCCTGTTCTCAGAGAGCTTGTTTCTGTGGGGCTGAAGGTCTTCGCCTTGTgcatctcctgctctctgtctcttctcacCATCGGAGTCGGTTGGCTTTTTTACCGACCTTTGGTAGCTGCCGCTCTCGGAGCACTCGCTCTGCTTCCAGTGTTTCTCGCCCGCTCTGGACTTCCAGCCAAAAAGAACGAGTGA
- the LOC139328602 gene encoding rab GDP dissociation inhibitor beta has product MEEYDVIVLGTGLKECILSGLMSQSGKKVLHIDKNPYYGGESASISPLEQLYKKFKVPGPAKSLGRGKEWNIDLIPKFFLANNELVNILVHTEVTRYLDFKVIEGSYVYKAGKVHKVPGTEEDAHASDLMGMFDKRRFRKLLLFALNFDVRNPRTYQDMDPKKTTTRDLFSHFDLGLDVMEFTGHAIALHSSDSYLDQPFLETITRIRLYSESLSRYSTSPYIYPVYGLGELPQGFARLSAEYGGTFLLNRAVDEIVMDSGKVKAVKSDGKASDFWREGKEVVKNLGHRCGLRDRVFLSLSQLFHCKQLICDPSYVPTRVRKVGRVIRVICLLNHPVKNTHEASSCQIIIPQAQLNRKSDIYISVVSYAHNVASDGVYIATVSATVETNNPEKEVQPGLELLEPIMQKFVSVCNLLVPNEDGKKSQIFVSRSYDATNHFETECEDIKDMYHRITGAELSFGRSQRHQSHTSDDD; this is encoded by the exons ATGGAGGAATATGATGTTATCGTGCTTGGAACTGGACTTAAG gaaTGTATCCTGTCTGGTTTAATGTCTCAAAGTGGGAAAAAGGTCCTTCACATTGACAAGAATCCTTACTATGGAGGAGAGAGCGCGTCCATTTCTCCCCTTGAGCAG CTGTACAAGAAGTTTAAGGTTCCAGGTCCTGCTAAGTCTTTGGGCCGTGGAAAAGAGTGGAACATTGATCTTATTCCCAAATTCTTTCTTGCCAATA aTGAGCTGGTGAACATCTTGGTGCACACTGAGGTCACTCGGTATCTGGACTTCAAAGTCATTGAAGGCAGCTATGTGTACAAAGCAGGCAAAGTGCACAAAGTCCCCGGCACAGAGGAAGATGCTCATGCTTCAG ATCTGATGGGCATGTTTGATAAGAGAAGgttcaggaagctgctgctctttgccCTGAACTTTGACGTGAGGAACCCGCGGACCTACCAGGACATGGATCCTAAGAAAACAACCACACGGGACCTGTTCAGCCACTTTGACCTGGGACTGGATGTCATGGAGTTCACAGGTCATGCCATAGCCTTACACAGCAGTGACAG TTACCTGGACCAGCCGTTTTTGGAAACCATCACCCGGATCAGGCTGTACTCAGAGTCTCTGTCGCGTTACAGCACCAGTCCATACATCTACCCTGTGTACGGGCTGGGAGAACTACCACAGGGATTTGCCAG gctgaGTGCAGAGTACGGAGGAACTTTCCTGTTGAACAGAGCGGTGGATGAGATTGTGATGGACAGCGGGAAAGTGAAAGCTGTGAAATCTGATGGGAAGGCAAGTGATTTTTGGAGGGAGGGGAAAGAAGTTGTAAAGAATTTGGGGCACCGCTGTGGGCTCAGGGAtcgtgtctttctgtctctttcacagCTGTTCCACTGTAAACAGCTCATCTGCGACCCGAGCTACGTTCCTACTCGAGTGAGGAAAGTGGGGCGCGTGATAAGAGTCATCTGTTTGTTAAATCATCCAGTTAAAAACACCCACGAGGCCAGCTCCTGTCAAATCATCATCCCTCAAGCACAACTCAACAGGAAATCAG ACATTTACATATCTGTAGTGTCCTATGCCCACAATGTGGCCTCAGATGGGGTGTACATTGCCACAGTGAGCGCGACTGTAGAAACCAACAACCCAGAGAAGGAAGTTCAGCCAGGGCTGGAGCTTCTGGAGCCCATCATGCAGAA ATTTGTTTCCGTCTGCAACCTGCTAGTTCCCAATGAAGACGGAAAAAAGAGTCAG ATTTTTGTGTCCCGCTCATACGACGCCACAAACCACTTTGAGACCGAGTGCGAGGACATCAAGGACATGTATCACCGGATCACAGGAGCCGAGCTCAGCTTTGGAAGATCACAGAGACACCAGTCTCACACCTCCGACGATGACTGA